Part of the Quercus lobata isolate SW786 chromosome 6, ValleyOak3.0 Primary Assembly, whole genome shotgun sequence genome, ATAATTAGTTTCAAAAGAAACAATTAACATTTTACACCGAGGAGTGGAAACTTATTCACATGCTTAATAATAATACTTGCTTCATACAGAGAATTCTTAATACCAGACTACTAACACAATTAAACAAGACAAGCTAGCGcactctttctcaaaaaaaaaaaaaaaaaaaaccaagacaAGCGCACGCGCATACGTGCGTGTATATATGGAAAGGAACACAACAAAAGAAGAACTTGATCTAGTTCGATACTTTTTGCAATATGCTATTGTTTACAGTCTGCTTATGATAGTATGATAACCACTGAGATCGTCTTGAACTTCATTGGAACTCTGGAACCTTAGTTACTTCAAGACCTGCCAGGAAAAAAGTAATGAAAGTAGTTTTAGTccgaagaaaaaaatatattatttgaaaagGTTATGGATCAACATGACAAGGTTGAAAAGATCCAAATTATAGAAAAGCTATCATTTAAATCATTATTGTAGCCAAAAGTTTCAGATGGGTTGAGAAAGAACTGGTTCTGAATGAAGACAAaggggaaaattttaaaaaaataatattaagaaAAGGTTGCTTAGGACTTAGGACTGAAGATAGAATAAAATATTGAGTAGGGTTTAAAAGAGAATCATCTTAGAAATCAGAAAACAGAAGCCAAGTAGTGTATCTCACATGGCAATTGTTTGAACTAGTAAGCATAGGACCATTGACGAGAGTTATCCAGAAGTGGCAGGATTAGATCTCATGTGGGCTTTGTTTGGCTTAGGGACAGGATAAGAAATTGCAGGAGTGTGGTCAGGCATTGgcttttttcattaaataaaagtgataataagCAGTCAGGTAAACAACATGTTGGCCTTATGATGAATTGGAGAAATTGATGGACCACGTAGAACTATCACATCAGAGTTCACAACCTTCACTTTCAAGAATAATTGCCTGACCCTACAGCAGGAATTACTTCTAAGGTGATGATGGTGCAGAAATTAACTGGGATTTCCTATGGTTTGTAACTTATAAGGACCTGAAAGGAACTAAAAGTGCATTGCAGATATACCATTTGGAACAGTGTTGCCcatcattttttgtttatatattgaacAGCTAACTAGCATTCtagtcattgatttagatgtgTCATTGCACCATAATTCAAAGTGAGGAATTAGGTGAAATAGCATTATCCTTTCATTTCAGCCACCAATATGCAGTGTATATATGTTAATTGTGGAGGTAATGACTGAATGGAAAAATGGATGCATGTGGAAAGCTGTGTGCAAAGAAATTATTTGGCTCTACTACTTTAGTCAAAAGCTAAATGCTGTTACACACTATTTTACACATCCCTACACACGCACAAAATGAATCACTATTTCAGtgcattttgtgtgtgtgtgtacgaATATGCAAAACAGTGTGTATAACAAACACTgctgtttgtcaaaaaaaaaaaaaaaaaaaaacaaacaaacaaacactgCTCTTAGTAGAAAGTAACTAGTTATTACCCCTACTGATCATACACAATGTCTTAGCCATTGTTACCACTTGACCTGTAATTAGGGAATGGGACTCTGCCAGACTCAATGTGCTGGACATCCTCTATAAGGATCTCATAGTGCCTCTTCACCTCCTCAGCAGATTTTCCTCCTACAGCTTTGGCAACCTTCTGCCAGCGGTCAGGGGTGTCCTTATCATACTCAGCCAGGgccttttcaaattttttgttctccttAGTAGTCCAAGAGGAGCTAGAGCTACGTGAGGAACTGAGAGAGTTGGATGCCATTGGTGgatatttatttaaatgcaCTACGAGAACAACTGACAAGAGGTACTTTGACAGGCTTTGGAGGATGATAATTTCAGGAAGTAGGTTGGAATCTAAATGTGAATGAAAGAGTGTGACAAAAGTGAATCCCACAAAAGGGAAGGGAGAACAAAAAAGAATGGTTGTTGCAGTCAAGAAAGATGACTCAAAGTCAAGGGATGGTATGGAAGAGAGATGACCAAGGAGCTCCTTATAAGCAGGAGGAAAAGCAATGGTGGGGTTAAGCCAGTTGGGCGAATATATCCTAGGGAAGGGTGGAAATTAAAGTGACTCGTCCCCTTAGGAACCACAAGATGGAGCACCAGAAGGACAAGGAAGGAACAGCATGTGTAAGAGGAGAATCAGTAATAAAGGATGGGCCCTATAAATTTGACCAGCAATATTCCTTGATTATATATCACAATATCACAAGCAAGTTGGAGTCCTTTATTAGTAACTTGTCAGTGGACAAAGGATCAGATGTATCATGCTAATGGCTGGAGTAGTCTGTGTAATCAAAGACTAACCAGGATCAAATGTACCATGATAATTACTGTTTATTGCACTTCTTAGTTAATTGAAAGCAACTCGTAACCTAACCATCTTCCATTTCTAGTGTTCAATGAGTTACCCATCTAAGGCAACTTAAATCAAAAGATATTTCTagcttgtgagttgtgacagAATTTGTCCTTATTATATCTCACATGTCAATTGGACAGATATGCCTTCGCTATCTTAGCTTTATATTTTACCCTTGCATTCAATATCTGAAATTGTAAAGTAGTTGTAGGCCTTGTTTGATACCTCCATGATTTTAGCTAGCTCAATGGAATATTGTGCCTTTGTAACATCGTTTGATTGCATAATCAGCATTTGCAAACTAACAAATGTTGCTCTTTTTGTAGGGCACTGCATGCATATGCGGGTGTGGGAAGACTTTACTTCCTCAAGTTACATGGCACCAAGGCCTCTTGTGGCATTTCCTCTGTTATTTTGTGGTGCTAAAATTGTTTACGTATGATGATAAGTGATAGCTTTCCTGGATAAAAGGCCTAGTGGTCTTACCTCCTTATCATTgattctcctctctctctcagtcacaCATTGAGGGGGAGGGATAACTCTCCTTGTCATCTTCTAGTCTTGAATTTGACATCATTCTATTAAAGGGAAATaatatttcaagtttcaactccTTTTTTTTGAGGAGTGTAGTTGAAGAACATATTCTGCAGTTAAAATAGGCTCTCCTTTGTTAAATATCATGTCTTATTGATCAAAAGTTCAAATTTTGGTACAAGAACAAGCTATAATTGATTAGCGATTTGGAAAGACAATAATTTTTACATGGCTTAATCAGACTAGCATGTGCATatcaatgaaataaatataGTACCATCTTGTGGACATCACTTTAACCTACAaagccaagagtcttgtaattcaATTGCCACCTACTGATGTTTTTAATAGAAACATTTCAGATTCAAATCTCCCCTCccctaactatcaaattatccacaccaaaccaaataaaattagggcaaattacaatttatccaCTTGTGATttggccgaaatttaagttacctatctgtaatttgaaatttgatactttaCTACCTATGGTTAACTCAGTTAGATTTTTATAACCCACCTCTATTAAAAACAtagctaaatatgtaattttgctccaTATTTATGTCCCTCtccaccaaaaacacaaaaaacataaaaatacaagatcaaataaaatcaaaaattatCCATCGGAACACTTGTATCATGGAATTTTAAACTACatgtagacaacttaaatttcagccaaATCACATATGAGTAAGTTATAATTTGCCCATAAAACTATGTTATCAACCAGTCCGCTCACTCTTGCCACTACAATTCAGTGCAAGACCAATCTCTTAGCCGACCATACATTGTTACTTGTCAAAATTCCAACAATTCTACTAATCATTGAAAACCTAGGCAAGGTTGGTGAGGGCTCCCTCTAGTCTACGAGTAGTAGGTTAAGAAGTGACTTATTTGATGCATGGTGAATGTCATTAATGATCATCCTCGTAAAATTTACATCCACTTTTCTTAACTTCATGTTCTTTGAACCATCACAATACTTGGCAAGATCATGACAGTCTGACAGGCAATCAGACAGTAGGATAACATAGTGGCTCTCCATTATAGTTAAAATTAGAAACCTGGAATACTGTATGGATCTTCTGAGAGAGGGGAGGAAGATGAATTATATTGTGTTGGGCGATTCAATCAATGATCTTTGCTAGCTCAGAGTTATTCCTGGACCACGTGAGGGTACCTACAACTTGAGAACTGGTAACCTTACCTGGCAGATAAATCCAGAACAGCCATTTTAATTTGTACTTTTTCTTGTACTCTCAAAGTCCATATAGCAGAGTACCAGCTTAAAGTTAAAAACCAGCAGAAGTTCTTGGTCTGGTTCTCCCGTATATAAGAGTATTGcttgttagaataatggttaaatgatgATTAAATTCACTCTTCCCTAACAACTTTAGCGCTCAAGATAAGCAATAAATTATATGATATCAGAGCATAAATTCCTTAGTTCGAACCATATCTCTGCTCCACCTCCCATTTGAAAAAGTTAAATATCCCACATGTTAAGCTCCCTTATTAAGAATgagttttaattaaattcactattttttaacagtttaaaattttggaataatAAGCAGTTTATCATGATAACGTCATTTTATTTCAATGCATCGGTATCAAGAATAATACTCCCCTTCTTTGGCTGGTGATCAAATGACAATGACTATATAATTGATCCGGTACATTTCATGTACAAGTTAAATGGCAATAACGTTCAAGGTAAAACTCAGCATCCAACTTTACACTACTAAATCTTGgctctaatttttaatatgaattttCTTTGTTACTTACATTGTGGCTTTTGATTCTTCCACTTGCTATTATTCCAACCAAGATATGGACCAAATTTCTTGCTGAAGTATAGCTGCCGTGAGGTATATTCTCAACCAGAGATAAATTAGATAATATCTCGGTAGATACCAAAAACTTCATTTGCCGACAAAGCAATCAATTGGTTGCTGGGGCTGACCTTCAGTAATGTTAGATTGCTAGAATCAAGAAATTGCTTTCTGGAGTAAAGGAAGAATGCAAAGTACGGGAAAAGGAAAATCCCTTTAAGCCTAGTTGCTGAATGCTGCATTAGCTTTGAATTATTCGGTTGGTTTTGGCTTGACACAATTTTAGTCTAGTCTAATCCAACTTACAAAGttaaaaatctttttatcaTATTGCACAGAGCTGGATGCTAAGTTAATCTACTATGATGCACGGATACTTTAGTTAAGGTGTTTTACCCGTGTTATATCTATATTGTACCATATTATACCAATGTCGTACCGACtgtttaatttttcaaaatttccttGTGTCATCGTGTCATACTCGTGTCCGTGCTTCCTAGTCAATCTATTCTTTCTTCTAAAACAGCATCATCGAACAATTATAACATTTTTCCAAATCCTCCCACTTTCATACTTTGAGGAGTTCAGAAAATTATAGTTGACTCTCTATTAATTGTGAAATGAGTTGTTTAATCTGGCTGAGGGGCAAAGGTATGATATTGAGAATACTCACTGaatgagaaaatatatatatatatatatatatatatataaaaatatatatttatagataagAGATGCCTATTGGCATTccaaacttcttctttttttcggGACCTATCAGAAAGAGAATCCAATACTTCCTAGTCGTGAATATCTGCATAGGATAGTCGGGTGGGGAAGGCTCATATTATTGGTTGAGAGGGACATTCGGAGAGCTGGAATCTGTAGTAGTGGTCCTTGCTGTACAAAATCTTGCTGATCTTTGGAATCCTTATCACCTCATATGATCATATCCACCCTTTTTGAAAGGATTCCAATTCTTTCCTCCTCTTGGAGGTATCACCCAAATAAACACCAAAGTTTCTCAATATTAACTCATAAACTTAACCGTACTGGTTTAGgtctaattaataataatattatataatagaGCAAATTATAACTTACCAACATGTGGTttaactgaaatttaagttgcttatcggtgatttgaaatttgacattttactcACTTGATGTTAGCTTAGTTAGAATTTCATAACCCAAATCTGTTAATAACAagattaaatatgtaattttgtttcacttttatGTCATTCTcccccaaaaacataaaaatataagttcaaataggataaaaaaaaatccagtgaAATACTTACATCATGAGATTTCAAATCATAGATAagtaacttaaatttcagtcaaatcTCAGGTGAATAAAgtatcaaaattcaaaccaTAATTAGGCAACTTAGATTTAGGCAACTTAGATGTAATTAGcctttatatcatattattc contains:
- the LOC115994079 gene encoding protein RADIALIS-like 3 isoform X2, with translation MASNSLSSSRSSSSSWTTKENKKFEKALAEYDKDTPDRWQKVAKAVGGKSAEEVKRHYEILIEDVQHIESGRVPFPNYRS
- the LOC115994079 gene encoding protein RADIALIS-like 3 isoform X1, giving the protein MASNSLSSSRSSSSSWTTKENKKFEKALAEYDKDTPDRWQKVAKAVGGKSAEEVKRHYEILIEDVQHIESGRVPFPNYRSSGNNG